Genomic DNA from Cucurbita pepo subsp. pepo cultivar mu-cu-16 chromosome LG13, ASM280686v2, whole genome shotgun sequence:
ACATGCACATTACAACTTTTAATCATATTGCTATGGTGCTGCtgctttgttttgaatttcaaattgtGGTTTGAAACTTTTAAGCCGATAAGAAAAGGATTAGATTCAAAGCAACAAGTTTCTTGACCTACATGCGGAAGAAGATGTGTGATAGGAGCCACAATGCTGAGAAAAGGAAGTAAGGAATCGCATCTAAAGGAAATGTATTGAATATTGTATGATTTTGTGGAGTAACATTATGTTCATGAATTTAATAGGTTTAACTGCTTGCTCCATTGCCCATCACTTGTTTCGTCATGTCGTCGTgtattataaatttcatacGAGGCACATCTTGATGCTAAATCTGCTTCAACAGAACTACGATATCAGTTGATATCGAACAAATGGATCAATCTTGAATTTCTGTTCTCAGGAAATAATACTAAACACTGATATGTTATCAAGCCACATACGTATATAagctaattattattattatttgtttcatttctttctttattttataaattaaatggtAAGCGAGTCATTAGAAGTAAGAactctgtatttttttttcttcttatcttttcttttaattcaacGCTAAGATAAGGGTTGAAGAATTAGATGATCCCTATCCTCAATGCCAATATTTCtatattatatcattcaattttccttccattaaattatttaatgcaaCTGATTCATATTGTagaattaataatatgattatgaaCCATCAACATAACCAtagattaatttattattgttttttttaaaaaaaaaagaaaaaaaactatatttaattcatatacACCAAGTCCATAGTGATTTGTGATCAACCTCGAATCATCAGCCCATGGATTTGTTTAGTTATTttcaaaggaaagaaataaataaataaaaaactggGAAAGACGTGTTGGACTAAGTTTGGGCAATAATGAATTTGCGTAGTGCCCATCAGCCATCGCattccaaattaaatatatacccaaaacccaaccaaccaaacacacacaacaacgaaaagaaaagtctTCCATTTCCAGTTCCAAAACCAAAGCCCCTCTCTGCTCTGCCTCTGTTCTTGGAAGAGACTACAATTAAAAAGGttcaaaagaaagcaaaatgGAGGGTTTGATTCCGATGTTCTACAGAGCGATGAAGAAAACCAGAATCAGAAGCCAATATTCAGTACTTTCCCCTGAAGCAGCAGCAGCGGCTTCTCCATCTTTCAACATTGCTGATTTCTACGTGGATCCCCCTTCAACCCACGTCTTCCCCACTTCCAAATCTGAGGACCCTGGCGCCACCAGGGCTCACCGGAGATACAACTCATTCGGCGGATCTACGCCGGAGGAGTGGAGGAGAACtacctccgccgccgccgccgccgccgccaagTCCAGTCATGGGCCACAGCTTGTTAGGTTCAGAAGCCAGAGGATTCTGTCGTGCTTGACTGGGCAGTGAGATTTTGATGGGTTGGTTGTTGATTTTGTGATTCAATTCAGGGATCGAACTTAATGTGTACAGCATAATCATCTTCACTCCTTTCTGGAAATTAGTTGATATTGAAACCCATTAAAGGTTTTTCTATTGCAAAGCTATGCTTCttttgaggttttttttttcttcttcttctttgatcGTTATTGCATTGCAAAGTGAGTCAAATTGGAATTGCTGGGCAAAATTGATAACTTTTTTTCGCAGTCATCCATGTCTACAATCCTTATTACTTTCTTAAATGGTAATATTGGTTTTTCTTGTCGACTATCAATCATGCCCTGATAGCTTAGGATTAATTAACGTACTTTCCATAATCttgcttttttttccttttcaatgcATAGATTTGTAATTTAGGGGATGAAATGATTCACAAGGTAACAAAGACACAATGGTTTAGGGTTGTAAGCTTAGAATGGATTTaccatttttcctttcttagAGGGTATGAGACCACCATTCTTCCTTTCTTAGAGGATATGAGACCAGACGCTCGAGTCGTTCCCTATTGACCATAGAGAAGATAGGGCTAGCCTTAGTCTCGAGCTTACCTAGCACAAGACGCACCTTTCCCCGAGCCTAAATGATCTCAAGGTGTGATTGAAATGGGTCCAAGCCTTGGTTAGCCTCGACCTAGCCTCGACCTATCTGATCTATTATTACCTTAGGAAAGAAGGTTCCACAGTGGGTTCCTAAAGAACAACTGGTTAGTTATATATGGAgtcaaactaaaattaaaaaacacaaTAACGAGTCAACAATTGATGTCTTCAACTATTGTGAGGCGCCCCACAACACACGGCATCCATCGCCCACTCACCTACTCCTCTTTCCAAGCAATTTCCACCGTTCCTTTTCTTCccaaaattaactaatatgGATGCCCATCAAATTTCTTCTATTATAAACTATACATTTTACCTACTCATCTCTTtcctattaaatttttggtCACCTATGCACATTTCTGTTCATATTTTTCACATTGTACTATATCCTAAAAAGTTCATAAAccatcaaaaaaataataataataagcaaCAAAATGTTGCTAATGTAAATAGAATGCAAATAATAGACATTAGAACTTCGACCACTGCAACTTGTTATTTACGAGTACGACTTCAAGCCAAAATCATTGATTTTTAGAAGTTTAGAAATTAAAGTAGACATGGGAAGTTGAATGCTCAAAACAAAacgaatttgaaaatttaaagaccaAATCGAAAATTTTGATAGTGCTCATTCTCTGCCTCGAACTTAGAACTTAGCCAAGCTGCATGTGATTATTTTAGCtgattgttaaattaaaatgatgcAACAACGGTATCAaagaatttcataaatttcataCAAGGGTGGACTCGAGAAGATGTTACAATGTATGCAAATTAGCACGTAGAAAGAGTCTGCAAATGTTAAGAGATGCCTGAAAAAGATTACCTTTTCCATGGAAACGACGTTGGTTGATGGTCACTAACCGAAGGCATCATCACTCATCGCCAACAAGATTTTGAATCCAGAAGAGCACCTATTTATTAGAGGGAATTCGAATAAACAGCTTACGGAAGTAGtagagaaacaaataaaataaaaaaataaaaaaaactatgttaaAATAGTGGCAGGAGCAGTTAATTAAGAACCCAATCGAATTgacctaaaaaaataatacaaggATCTCATTTACCTGCTCTTGTCGCTATGTCATCTTAAGCTATGATACATTTCATATTTCGGTAATAGCCTTGAACAGCTCATGAAGTTGCAGGACTAAAAGACAAAGAACATTGGCCTTTCAATACAAAAAAGATTGCCCCAACAAACCGATTGCTGAAACTCCTCATCTACAACAGACCAAAAAGAGCATATACTTTGCCTATCCTCCTATGGCATAATCAGGCATCAACAGAAACTGATGGGATCGCCTCCTGATAATCCCTAACGTCACTTAAACATGGTGGCTTAGCTGCTCCATAGTAGAAGAACGCCATTATTTTCGACAACTCATCTGCACTTACAAATCCTGAACCAAACCACAACTCGGACCTCAGCTCATACATTGAAATAGGTTTCATTCTACAGTCACAAGATTTGGAGccaaacaaataaagaaatcaCAGAATGTCTGTTCTCTTGGTTTCGCACTTACCCTTCTCACGGTATAAAATCTTCCCTGCTTTAGTGAAGATAATCTCTGGAAAGGCAGACACTTGAAGAGCAGAGACCAAGTTGCGTTCAACAACAGCATCAACAGCAACGCACTGCAATCAACAACAATATGTTTAAACTAATGACATTTGCTAAAGGTAGAGAGATGAGTAAACTACAGTCAACAAATAGGAGAAGCCTACTCTTGGCGAAGGCAGATTGCAATTCCATATTATGTGGATGGCGTTCTCTAGCTCCTTGcgaattttttcattttcctttggCCTGAGTGAAGGTAAATACATACAAGACAGGATTCTCAAAATATGCAAATTTCTGCCACATACAGATCATCTTGTGATCCATGTTATTGTTAAACCACTACAGCCATCAAATAACAGTTTAAGcataagtaaaaataaaatgttaaaaaatacatatcaAAATTTCGTATCTGACCCCCAATTTTCCCTCGCATCATTCCTAACCAAGAAATGTGAGGGCCTCTAGCAAAGGgcactcttcttcttttaaagaaaaggaaaaagactAAGTTGTCATGGTCCGAAGTCCTGCATATAATTCCTTCtaattatattcttcaattgaCCCTCTTATTTTTCTCCTTCCAAACGTCTCAAGGAAAGTTTTGTAAGATCAACAAACACAACCTCCACACCACCCGAAAAGTGATTGAAGAGAAAATCACATTGGTTGGGTACTGGTAGTGGCACAAGAGTGTTAATATAGGGGAGCTTACCACATTACAATCACAATGGGTAGAGTCACCGGAAAATATCAAAGAGCCTATTCCTTGCACTATGCTCATGTTGCCCGCCCAAAACATCCCATCAATTGTAAGTTATTAAGTTTTCAACTCAAGACTAGAACCCAGAGAGTATCTGCAGACCTCCTAACTTCTCACCATCGGACAACCATTTGGGTGTACAAAATgcaaatatgaataaaataatttcaacctCTACGAATAGAGATCCTTGCATTGCATTGTAGGTTTGGAATCCACGGgaaaaaatatagataaatGAGATCAATGGCCATAAAGACAAACAACCCGCACAAGATCCTAATGTTAATAATCTTAGGGCAGGCAATTAGATGACTTCAAAGAGCATACCTTTTGTAGCGATTATGTACAAGAATGATTAGTGGACTAATGTCCTTAAATACAGCCTCCTCCCATTCAGCAGTTGCTATGTCCTTAATTGGACGAATGTAGTTGTCATCTTGCCAAACTACTTCATCATCAGTGTCAtctttatcatcatcatcatctttatcatcctttttcttatttttgatGGTGATCTTATCAAAAAACTGACCCAAGTTGAAACCCCAACCGTCAGCATCCTCGGGCCAATTAGGATCTTCCTCCTCCACAACAAGAGGATAGTCAGCTAGAAGCTTTTGcatcttccttctcctttccATGATGTCCATCTCCTCCTCAACATCGGGGTTCATATCAATCACTTCCCTAATCTTCTCCCTCCATTCCCGTCTCTCTTCTACATCCATAGGCTCAAGGTCTTGCTGCTCTGCTGAAGAAGAATCATCTTCCTCATCGGAGTCCGTATCTGCTTgtccctttttcttctttccatcACCTGACCAGAGGGATCCAGCAGTTTTGTAGGCCCTTCGAGGGCTGCTTCTAAAATAACTACCCTACAGATCAAAACATGAAGCATTTCACATTAAATTTCCCCAAGTAACAAGAAACAAGCACCAAAGGGTGAGTTCGGCATAAACTttactttttctaaaatcattTGATGATTACTTACGTTCTATTAAAAATGACTTGAATACAAGTTTGTTTAGTTGCACCATGTCTAAAAAGAATCCTACAAATATCAAGTTACcatgaattgaatttaaaacGATTCCCAGAAAATCACTCTAAAATCAGTTTTTGGAGAATCAACTTTCAGATGTTTCTTAAAAGAAGTTTTGAAATCAACTGGAAAACACTTTTAGCTATCTAAATCGAAGATACATCATATGACAAGCACACTAGGATTAGAGAACGAGATTACCAGGAAAGACAAGTTCACCGAAGCGGTGGATGAAGGATAAGAAGACTTCAACCTCCATGAAGCGAAAGCATCGCTGGGTTGCGAATTGGTGGGCGCAAAAGCGAAAGCACCCCCTTGGAATCGGCAATTAGAAGAAGGCAAAACCAGAAAGGGTAAACGTAGTGTATGTTGCAGCGCCATTTCTACAAGATTACGACCTCAAGTATTGCTTGGGAATAGGGTTCAGGATACAACAATAAAGAAATTCCAGAGTT
This window encodes:
- the LOC111809172 gene encoding uncharacterized protein LOC111809172 encodes the protein MEGLIPMFYRAMKKTRIRSQYSVLSPEAAAAASPSFNIADFYVDPPSTHVFPTSKSEDPGATRAHRRYNSFGGSTPEEWRRTTSAAAAAAAKSSHGPQLVRFRSQRILSCLTGQ
- the LOC111809171 gene encoding thioredoxin-like fold domain-containing protein MRL7L, chloroplastic, giving the protein MALQHTLRLPFLVLPSSNCRFQGGAFAFAPTNSQPSDAFASWRLKSSYPSSTASVNLSFLGSYFRSSPRRAYKTAGSLWSGDGKKKKGQADTDSDEEDDSSSAEQQDLEPMDVEERREWREKIREVIDMNPDVEEEMDIMERRRKMQKLLADYPLVVEEEDPNWPEDADGWGFNLGQFFDKITIKNKKKDDKDDDDDKDDTDDEVVWQDDNYIRPIKDIATAEWEEAVFKDISPLIILVHNRYKRPKENEKIRKELENAIHIIWNCNLPSPRCVAVDAVVERNLVSALQVSAFPEIIFTKAGKILYREKGFVSADELSKIMAFFYYGAAKPPCLSDVRDYQEAIPSVSVDA